The nucleotide sequence ttagtgaccaaactcaccaccCTGTCAGGcagtcaagcaccctcctctgagctacagcaaccTTGACAGTTGACAACAAAGACACCttaacccctcagttccttcaatgtgtccccctctggggtccagctccaatcaccagatactcggggtatgtctatactatctgccgaattggcgggcagcgatcgatccagcgggggggggtgtcgatctatcacgtctagtgtagatgcaataaatcgatcctcgaGTACTCTTCTGTCGAccactgtactccagctcagTGAGAGGTGCAGGAAGAGTctacgggggagctgcagcagtcgactcaccgcgacaaagacaccatggtaagtcgatctaagtacatcaacttcagctacgttattcatgtagctgaagttgcgtaacttagattgattcctccctagagtagaccagggctcagaaaatcccagatcctctctgcccgaagcaatggtacatcccaggttaccagttttactgtAGCCCACTGCTACTGGATCACACATAGCACTTGAGCACAGTTATTGAACAGAGGGAAATTTCTTTAACGAGggacagagatttaaacaaacaaatgtgaatgatggaaaccaactcttaccaacaaaacaaaatcacaaaatgcaacctacactttttaatagttacctttcctacctaagtagattgaagtgtgaggtgacagtctattgcagtgactgctagtccctaggagccagggccctgcctttcttgaagcaccattggtcattagtgatctccttggtgaatagaaccagagtgtttctctccaccgtgttataaaatgaatcagtcttttgtgtatattcacagaaaggatcatttcctcattgtcatattgccgtttacacttccacagggtttcgatgtctataatttgtctttgatagttttccattggcttttctgggctggtgcaaaggttgacaaTGCAGCAAcacatcacataactggctagcaagggatgggtgacaattccctcccacttgaatgggccattcccaacaagacctttgattggggtgactcactttcatgacaataccatatgggcataattttccatatactaacatgactccttcaataggactcatacacacctcttgcaatgatcaggagtaacaataatttacaagctttcagtagagagctcactgctatgcttcctggataaatatcataaaaatcagtgcattaggtgtgatgagtttgtcaggtctgaggcaggagtttcttgtgaattactttgacctctctgccaattggaaccaaagagcatttatcacacatgcactgagctacacagtcacactctgatagaacagaaaggccaacaccaaaaatagagaaaggaacaatcagatactaaaatgacaacgGTTGGAACTCAaaatttctctcagtctttggactgatgggtactaaGAGCTTTTCCCTCAGTTGAACCAGGTGAtcggacagctggctcagccctccatactagcagatttctcacatatagggagatgggtcaaaattggaattgatgtcatgactcgcttcccagaggggatcaatctgtctaaggctatgtttacccttcaaacactggaaatattcttctgacaacgtaacactgtctacactggggctttggtcacattaactacttctctcagtggagtggatttttcacacccctgagagatgtggccatgtcaacacagcttttcagtgtagaccagcctctagatggcttttagatatgaaaggcaatggacttcagccttttccttggcattgatggttgacaactgcagctttcctacctgctggacacatcctatgacaaatgtcaggcctttcctttgcaaattagagaattggggaAGTCAGTGACGCTTACAGTGTAAGTAGGTAAAAACTTACACAACTTGTCTCCTCGagaagttttccttttaatagaaattgactttgaagctaagcaaaGTATGCTctatctgaaatacaaaaaaaataaaacctatacagacccaatattctcttatacactctttctaacacctattctcccatcccaacctttggagtgaggttttctaccaggtttacactacagggggtaaattaaatcaaattaacttttgaagattaaccatcatttcctgtacaactaaaaaaagaaaaaaccacaagacaactttcagttttccaaaataattcagattatcaaaTAACTAGTCTCTTACTCTAACCAATAACATCACCTATGATTTGATTTTCACTAGTAACACTAATATATTCTaagatcacaaattctggtcacatatttagttttcttttaatccccattgccaacaactgaaccttggctcaagttgtggtttgtcccaacacttctgtgagttcatatatctctggttcttctgccaggcgtgttggtggaaggggtctcctatgtgggaatgttAGCATCacgaggaaaaatacctctcttttcacactttaaatctttcaaagtagtaggaagtaggggagaagtgatacaaatgcagaaaacacaggagaaaactgtctgggctacactaaagacatttatcggtataattattgctcaggggtgtgaaaaatcgatatagctgagcaacatagttacacaGCTCTAATCCCCTATGTAAATAGtgctacatcagcaggagagcttctcctgccaacatagccatctgagacaatattgatttaaacaattgaactacactgtgatcatatgcacttccttcagttagttgggggtctgctgttgttcacaatttccaagtggagattttagatcactgctgtgtctttgttagcatggccagtaaattggagagttctcttctATTGACAGAACTGAACTtgaactttctccatatcatcatggaCGGATGgggaaaagcaaagctgaagtgagaaatgatgactttagcaaacggtcatttgtcttaaactctccaataaatctgagctgaactaatatctaattgtgtgaccacacagccatcaagaaagatagaaaccgagatcacagagagataaaatacatgacaatgaacgtgtaaactgaaattccagagcagattacatctaattatttagaatcaggacaagagattctcccatcacattctcctctgaaccattcaaacatatttcagtgagtaactgtctcaatagtcagttatgttatttacaacatgtttagtatcctagcattgccataatgggggaaaaaacagccaccttgccagaagtggctttaccaatagatggaacctgggatttaaactcaaAATGATCACACTGCGattaggatccatttgaattccccttcctggtctttgatacttttctcaccagtcatagcaactctggcataggattaaataagtcaaagcatcatctccaagcacagacaactgagaactcttcatcacatgacactttgagaagtggaggggtagaatgtgatgacgataaactctgcctggttcagacaaaaggtaacagttctgcagtgatggggaaggagggaatctctgagtcaccccatctccttccaagtatcagaggagtagctctgttagggtacatctatacttaccagccgggtcgacgggtagcgttcgacttctcggagttcgaactatcgcgtctaatctagatgcgatagttcgaactccgaacgtgctcccgtcgactctggaactccaccaccgcaaacggtggtggcggagtcgatgggggagccgcggactttgatcccgcggcgtctggacaggtaagaagttccccccccccacaagtgtagagcaggccttagtctggatctgcaaaatgtgacaaagagtcctgtggcaccttgtagactaacagacatatgggtgcatgagctttcgtgggtgaatccccacatcGTCAGATACATGTAGCGGAAATTACCAGAGGCGGgtgtaaatatgcaggcaagaatcagtctagagctaacaaggttagttaaatcagggaggatgggcccctcttctagcagttgaggtgtgaacacaaagggaggagaaactgcttttgtagttggctagccagggacagtctttgtttagtcctgagctgatggtgtcaaatttgcagatgaactgaagctcagcagtttctctttgaagtctggccctgaagtatttttgctgcaggatggcacttttaaatctgctattgtgtgtccagggaggttgaagtgttctcctacaggtttttgtatattgcttatgctccagtacgtattttagtctataaggtgccacaggactctgtcgctttttacatctccttccagtatcacagaggctgaaatgacaattttttcctgcccctgctcttcatttaaatgtaatatgaaaagttcccatgataactgctcttcagcacaacatgagaacaactggcaatgatacaatctgtaacactggtgactctaacaataactttgcaataggaggaatggtataaatgtgacgctccctggttcctgataggaagggcacacctGAATTACTTATGGgagaatggagttgatagaaaggataaatgagtccacctcaaagaggtcaaactgcaaaatgcaaaaataggccactcactcatctggacaagctgagggatatcggtgcttcaaacagcttttaaaagtgggaatcaggaaagtattaaagtagtgatagccctagagggtttatggtgttgatcccccttgcagattctctgatggctcacatgggctcagtggcaagacaaggttttcccacactaATTGCTTCCATTGGGTCGcatacctgtgtggattctgagatgggtaagaaggtgtgagctgtgattgaaggttttcccacactcactgcatttataaggtctctcaccggtgtggattttgtgatgtttagaaaggcctgagctgctagtcaagtttttcccacactcatgacattcatagggcctcttccctgtgtggattctctgatgcctaataaggtctgagctggtaataaaggttttcccacactcactgcattcatagggcctctcccctgtgtggattctctgatgtcgagaAAGGATTGATCtgtaattgaaggttttcccacactcatgacattcatagggcctcttccctgtgtggattatctgatgtttagaaaggtgtgagctggtaataaagcttttcccacactcatgacattcatagggcctctcccctgtgtggattctctgatgtttagaaagtccTGAActgctaatgaagcttttcccacactcacggcattcatagggcctctcccctgtgtggattctctgatgaatagaaagggctgagctgcaagtgaaggttttcccacactcactgcaatcaaagagcctctcccctgtgtggattctctgatgtttagaaaggcctgaactgcgactgaaggttttcccacactcacggcattcatagggcctctcccctgtgtggattctctgatgtttagaaaggcctgaacagctaatgaagcttttcccacactcactgcattcatagggctgcctctcccctgtgtggattctctgatgtttagaaagggctgagctgcaagtgaaggttttcccacattcactgcattcatagggcctctcccctgtgtggattctctgatgaacagaaagggctgagctgtaagtgaaggtttttccacactcagtgcatgtatttttcctctttcccatgaggacttcctgctgtgttgtggtttccttgacgcttttctgagttccccgacaggaaataaatttacccattttctcctctggctggtttccttgctctctttctggtctgtgctgaatctcacaggattttccctgctcatgactccaggacacattccttttcgatctttgcgataattctctgtgtttagccactttctcaacattttcctgctgagaattctgctcctctttctcacataccattgcgtcacctgctgtgatagagacagaaacctcagacagggatggaaaggggaaggccaaaccaaaacaagtgctggagagacgtCAAATAAAAATcgggaactgaactcccccaacttcttccccaaacaggagagaggaggggatcaattcggccctcacatcccatccaaactcacaggggaaagggaggaagctactgcctggtgtctgctagggtctacaggaagccatgagctatatttaccctgaggatacgacccctgctagggacaataatgaactgagaaaccttccaagggctttgtagggcatcccagatgtttccttcaggcacttacagattctgagttggtttaatctttcctcacctgtgcagggaactctcaggatctctctttcctctgaaccctggaggtctgggacccatggctcatCCCCTTGTTCCAGAtgggagattatatgaggtttggaaactggaaaccttgctcagatgaaagaaaacaaaggagttcagctgatttcatatgactgtgtcataaaaaacactattaatttaacttcagtgctttctgtgacccagtgtgcctggggcagtccacactgaaaatgccaagatcagggcagactgaaaaagggagagcagatgctcccaaaactggtggttaacacggaagttaaaTTCACCGATCAGTCACCAAGTGTGCTTCTGATCCCAAAAAatggttatcgagaaactgaaaaaagacatcacacggccccctttactgcattccagttctctgactcccaatcagcacctaggtccggcacagtgagaagttatttaaaaactctgatcacataaacaaagtgttcttctgaccccagagtcagccacattaccaggtctgtataggtttggatcttacccagaatactatgatgccagccaatccttagcatctaaactaaaggtttataagcaagaaagcatctcaactaaaggtttattataaaagaaggaaagaaaaaggaagttgttaaaatgggaaaacaatgagatacattcagaaatctatatatctggttcttagcagtattggtgagtttctggcttgaaaggctctctggtaatgattttttgccccagatccctaagtggccccctcaaggattgaactcacaatactgggtttagcaggtcaatgctcaaaccactgagctatccctccccccacatcattcagtcctttgttccagggttcagtttgtagaaaagctgctccagaggtaggaagatggactaaagacaaaatggagatgatgcagctgccctttatattccttttgccaagtggcttctacttcctgtgtcccaaacacaagcttcacagcacatggcatggaaaagccttggaggtctcagtacacaggcatatccctgcatgtcttgctgactcaataggtgtctccccttgatcctttcaatgggttcattgtacagctgatgaccccggatgggccatcgaacaggctgggcagcactgatgccaatatgtctgggggtgtcactcagaaacactacacaagtctggaatacagatataccctacatatctataactcacaatacaaagatagacacaagattatcaaacttggaaaatcataacattttcattgacaccttacatggcatatctagcacgattcattgcaatttcatcatattggtatttataataaaataataataatataaaatgtctctcaattccatagagtgtcacttaataaaccagtgaattcccaggactggttccccaggtgtttgaagatgcagaacaccttgcttgtgaaggattgaaatacccacatatatgttgggaacacacagacggacactgtg is from Mauremys reevesii isolate NIE-2019 linkage group 12, ASM1616193v1, whole genome shotgun sequence and encodes:
- the LOC120375823 gene encoding zinc finger protein 345-like — its product is VLMGKRKNTCTECGKTFTYSSALSVHQRIHTGERPYECSECGKTFTCSSALSKHQRIHTGERQPYECSECGKSFISCSGLSKHQRIHTGERPYECRECGKTFSRSSGLSKHQRIHTGERLFDCSECGKTFTCSSALSIHQRIHTGERPYECRECGKSFISSSGLSKHQRIHTGERPYECHECGKSFITSSHLSKHQIIHTGKRPYECHECGKTFNYRSILSRHQRIHTGERPYECSECGKTFITSSDLIRHQRIHTGKRPYECHECGKNLTSSSGLSKHHKIHTGERPYKCSECGKTFNHSSHLLTHLRIHTGMRPNGSN